One stretch of Phocoena phocoena chromosome 10, mPhoPho1.1, whole genome shotgun sequence DNA includes these proteins:
- the H4C2 gene encoding histone H4 has protein sequence MSGRGKGGKGLGKGGAKRHRKVLRDNIQGITKPAIRRLARRGGVKRISGLIYEETRGVLKVFLENVIRDAVTYTEHAKRKTVTAMDVVYALKRQGRTLYGFGG, from the coding sequence ATGTCTGGACGCGGCAAAGGCGGCAAGGGTCTGGGTAAGGGAGGTGCTAAGCGCCACCGCAAGGTTCTGCGCGACAACATCCAGGGCATCACCAAGCCAGCTATCCGTCGCCTGGCCCGGCGTGGCGGTGTGAAGCGCATCTCCGGCCTCATCTACGAAGAGACCCGCGGGGTGTTGAAGGTATTCCTGGAGAACGTGATCCGGGACGCCGTCACCTACACCGAGCACGCCAAGCGCAAGACTGTCACCGCCATGGACGTGGTCTACGCGCTCAAGCGCCAGGGACGCACTCTCTATGGCTTCGGGGGCTAA
- the H4C1 gene encoding histone H4 has translation MSGRGKGGKGLGKGGAKRHRKVLRDNIQGITKPAIRRLARRGGVKRISGLIYEETRGVLKVFLENVIRDAVTYTEHAKRKTVTAMDVVYALKRQGRTLYGFGG, from the coding sequence ATGTCTGGACGCGGCAAAGGCGGCAAGGGTCTGGGTAAGGGAGGCGCTAAGCGCCACCGCAAGGTTCTGCGCGACAACATCCAGGGCATCACCAAACCCGCCATCCGCCGTCTGGCCCGGCGTGGCGGTGTGAAGCGCATCTCCGGCCTCATCTACGAAGAGACCCGCGGGGTGCTGAAAGTGTTCCTGGAGAACGTGATCCGGGACGCCGTCACCTACACCGAGCACGCTAAGCGCAAGACTGTCACCGCCATGGACGTGGTCTATGCGCTTAAGCGCCAGGGACGCACTCTCTACGGCTTCGGCGGTTAA